The Styela clava chromosome 11, kaStyClav1.hap1.2, whole genome shotgun sequence genome includes the window GATGAGGCTTATGATGCGCATTATGTTCtttcagaaatattatatttcatatttcaagcaATGCATACTGTGGCGCAACAGTTAAAGCAGGTTGCATGACAGAAGCtggtgatattattttataataatcacaACTGAGAAGTATATGGCGACACAAAATGGCCTTTGAAAAAGTTGCGCAGAATTAATCACAGGAAAACAGCTATCATATCATTTTTCGAAATTGTTCCCGATATTCACAATTACATCGCTCACCTCTAACACTTACCTATGCAAGCAATAAATGGAGATTTTGGAATATCTTTTAATATCTGGGAAAAAGTGGTTTCTTTCTGAAAATAGGCAAAGTAGTGAATgtatatgcaaaaaaattccGTTAACCACTATCATGCAGTTAGTTTCCAATTAATTTGCAGTCGGCTCACAAAACTTTATACGAACAGTGTTGTGCAGAAGTTACATTACTCTTGAtgcaaaaactttcaaaaaaaagtaCTTTACACAAAAAAAGCATAGAACATACCTGGAAACACTTAAATATTTGGTTTAGGTTCTCTCCGAAATAATAGGCGATCAACGTGACCACCCCAGTCGATTTTGGTAATTCAGTTTTCAGACTctttgattccgattttgaagaacttataaattcagaaattttcttattggttgaatatttcaatgttctaaataataatgcctgctaaaacgcttaaaaacagtgaaaaaccgtcaaaaaacacccagaacccttctaaaacgctcaaaaacagtgaacaaccgtcaaaaaacaccaagaaccctgctaaaacgcttaaaaacagtgaaaaaccgtcaaaaaaacaccaagaaccctgctaaaacgcctaaaaacagtgaaaaaccgtcaaaaaacaccaagaatcctgctaaaacgcttaaaaacagtgaaaaccgtcaaaaacaccaagaaccctgctaaaacgcttaaaaacagtcaaataatacAGTGTAAATTGTGAAATCGCCAAATACGTTCCGAACAAGATGGCCGCCTTGTAGACTTTGTAGGTATAGTTGAATTCATCTGtctgttaccggtaccgtacctattGTTGCCACTGACTTGTAACGTTTGAACGTATCATATCACCATAGGCTACCGGTAAGTTACATCTATTCcgaaacaaatactgaaatagccaATTCAGATTTTTACTCTTGGTCGTcgatatataccggtaccggtaagacGGCGAAACTAACGCAGTGTGTAAGCATGTCGCTGTatacaggtacggtaccggtaccattagATGCTGATGTACACGgtatttaaagaatattttggtCTACCAACTACAAGTCTGCTACTGTAACACAAACATGCTCAATCAACGCATGAAAAGCTACAAAAACCAACCGCCTAAAATAAACATCCACTAACGACAAAGAGCCTCGCTTACCGAGTCCTAATTCCTGAACCAGAAAAAGCGCGGGCTACAGGCACGTGACATTtgagtgatgtcataattggcacATTACCGGTACTAAATGACCTATGACGGTAAAGAGAAGGATTAAAATATAGGACACTTTGATCTCTGCAAAaagtaccagtaccggtacctcaATATTCAGACCACTACCCGTGGTAAATTCGCAGCTACCGTACAGACCGTTGCTAACACAATCATCAAACTCAGACTCACGCTATTGCATACTTAACATACGTACCGCATTCAGTTTTGATACGCACGCAACCGATGCTGAGCTCCCAAACAGCTTAGCGTCCCAGCCGAGATGGGCAAGGAAACTCGAAATCAAAAATGCTGCGCACGCAACCTGCCTCGTGGAGTTTTTGCGGATGAATTTTTGGACAAATAGGTCCGCTTACTTccggaaaaataatatataaaaacaatatcttatcttgtctaatgcaatagcaaaacaatcagaatttttgggtgatgaaccaaaataattttagaataaaattaattcaaattattacccagagcaaaatttagatgaaattcTAAAGGAGTATTTAAATTTGCTTCGTGACTATATCGCATGCGTAGGTAGATAAATTCGTTTATTGGAAAGAATAGTTACTCGTAAATTAGAGGATCTtggatttttttactttttccaagtatactaatctttttactatttttctgttatattaattactaACTGATCAGTGAAATTACTATTCATTAGTAATATAGGCGCCAAATCGGAGTCGCTATCTAGCGCCAACACGCGTTAACGGACGGTTGCTCTCTGAATCGTTTCGAGACTCCACAATAAAAATACGCGTACAGATtgccttttgaaatttcttgttgtcacgaaaAAGGTACGTTTAAAATGCAGTGTACGTACGATTGAAATTCAATTACAGTTGAAAGTACGAATCAGTATACAGTTGTCAATTTGTACGGAAGTACGGTTTTCTAaacagaaatgaaaaacagtctCAAAATATGTCACACAATAAAACTTACTAAACATCTAACTAATTAGCACTTAAAAAAcacaatatttatcaatttagaatcacaaattaattgaaaaagccAAAAATACAGCACAATTGTTTACCTTAAAATATCACTAAATAAAGCATAAAATACGACAAATCAAAGACTTACTTGACGATGTAGCCTTCAACTCAAAGAACAACCAATTATTTGACTGGAACTATTATTTTAACTAGCTCTATATTTGATCAGATCTaacaaataaacacacaaaatatcatgaaataacTACTTGCAACTGTTTTCCTAGCCTACTGAGAATAACGAACATCTAAACGCGAATAGAGCTGGGAAAGATTCAAAGGTAACTTTTACTAAATATATGACTTAAAAACCCGGTTCCTTGAGACCTTAAACAACTAAAAATCTAACAAAACTGGAGAGCAGATAATCACTGCCAACATTCCCGCCCAGAAAGCCGCGAGCGAAAGAACGAGCGTTGCCAGAAATAAGCAACAGCACAAAAAGAGCTGGCCTAGCAACACAGGACAAATTAGCATAATTCTATGTTCTAATTTGTTAACAGTCTGCAAATTGGGGTAGGTTGTCAtcagaaaaatatcataaattacaCTAGTAATAAATCCTACTTGAGCAGCATTAAATTTGCCCAATACAAACCTAGaaataattacaaaacaataCTAGAAACATGGCAACATCAATGTGTGAGGTTATGTTGCAATCGCAGAATAAGCAAATCACAAAATCAGTCAAGTGTGAAATAAACGAAAACAAATGCGAGGCGGTTTCATCCCGGCCCcttggaaatttaaaatttgcatcCACAAATTTACAAGATTTCCACACACTCAAAACACATCAAACACACTCAACAACCATGCCAGAAAGAAATTCTTTAAAACGAAATTGAAAAGTTATCAAATCATGCTTCATCACACTCACGCAGAAGTACAAGTTTTGTCACAGGGCGTTGGAATATGGAATGTTTGGTTTGAACACCCACGGAACGAACCCTACCCTTGCTATCCTGGTAAGTTTCAATGACTCGTCCCAGCAACCAAGTGTTTCGTGGTTGATTCTCATTCACAACAAGTACAATGTCATCCTTTTGAAGATCTCGTTGCACTTTGTTCCATTTTTGTCGACATTGAAGAAGCGGAAGGAATTCCTTTCTCCAACGTTTCCAGAAAACATCCGCAAGATATTGGACTTGCTTCCAACGCTTTCGAGCATACATGTCCTTGGGGTCAAACACACCTGGAGGAAGCATTGGTTCCTCTttcatcagtaataaattatttgGACTTAATGGAGTTAAATCTTTAGGGTCGTTCGATACTGTAGTTATCGGTCGTCCATTCACAATATTTTCGCATTCGCACATAAGAGTTCTTAAACTCTCATCTGTCAACACTTGTTCACAGCAAATAGCATTAAAGATTTTCCTTATAGTTCTAATCTGTCTCTCAAACACACCACCATGATGAGATGAAGCAGGCGTTTGAAATATCCATTTGATGTTTTTCTGTAACAAATAATCATGAATTTGGTTTTTGTTCCAAGATTTAATCGCATCTCTGAGTTCTCGTTCACCAGAGACGAAGTTAGTGCCATTATCAGATCGCATCTCAATAACTTGACCTCTCCTTGCTATGAATCTTCTAAGAGACATAATGAAAGCACTAGTGTCCAGACTGTTTGCTATTTCCACATGTACAGCGCGCGACACTAAACAAGTAAAAAGCACACCATAACGTTTAACCTCGCTCCTTCCTTGCTTGATCAAGAATGGACCGAAACAATCCACTGCAACATATGTGAAAGGAGGTTTATCCGGTATCAAGCGATTCTCAGGTAAGTCCGCCATTAATTGGGATTCAGGAGGACGTTGTCTCTTCCTGCAAGGAACACATCCTCTCAAAACACTTCGCACCAAAGCATTACCTTTTACGATCCAAtacttttgatttatttcagcTAACACATATTCACGACCGTTATGACCAGTTGTTCTGTGGACATAATCTATTATTAAAGAAGCAATTTTACTTTCTTTTGGGATAATAATTGGATGCTTTGCATTAAACTCAACATTTGCTGCTCTGATCCTACCTCCTACACGAAGTAGTCCGTTTTCCAAGAATGGTTGTAAATTACATAAAGAGCTTGATTTTGGAATTTGTTTTCCTTTGAacaaaacatcaatttcttttgAAAAGTATTTTCTTTGTTCATGCTTTATAATTTCCACCTCAGCCAGAATCATTTCTTCTACAGTTAAAGATTCAACAGGTCCAGATTTCAAATTGCAGTTTGATCCAACAATTGACTTTAATTTGTTTATGTAACGTAACATCCAAGCAATTATTTTCTTCAAGTGAtgccaatttgaatatttagcaACGACATCATCAAGAACACATGGTTGATCTTTCACAGCAGCAAAACATTTTTCAGGCAATTCTTTCTTAATTTCCAAATTTCCATCAGACACAGAATGTAAGAAATCAGGTTGTTCAGGCCAATCATCATGACATTTCCATAAAAAACTTGGACCAGATTTCCATTCCGGATAATTCAGGAAAGCATCCACTGACATACCTCTGGAGGCAACATCAGCCGGATTCAATTTAGATGGCACATAATACCATTGGTTAATTTCAGAAACTTCCTTGATTAGATTTACTCTGTTAGCAACAAAAGTTTTAAATACCTTATCCTCATTAGCCAAATAGCGTAACACCGTCGTACTATCTGTCCAAAAATAAGATgcagaaatttcaattttaagctcatttctgaaaaatttatCATTGCGCGCAGAAATAGTTGCTGCACACAGTTCGAGTCTAGGTATTGTCGAGCCTTTCAATGGTACTAGCCTAGATTTTCCACAAAGTAACACACAGTGTATTTGTCCAGATGAATTCAACATCCTGAGATAAGACACAGCGCCATATGATTTTTCAGACGCATCCgaaaaatgatgaatttgaGTTTCTACAACTTCACCGTAATCCACGGGTACAAAACATCTTGGTACATTAAATTCCTTCAGTTTAGGCAACTCAGAAAGCCATTTTAGCCATTCTTGTTCAACTCCCGGCGGTATTGGGTCATCCCAACTGAACTTCTGTCTGCAAAGCATTTGCATTAG containing:
- the LOC144429731 gene encoding uncharacterized protein LOC144429731, whose product is MRSKNLKNLNLAVDALPLEHALGMIWIVDEDILCFSVNPKERPCNRRGMLSVVNSIFDPMGLVQPVLQPVKVLMQMLCRQKFSWDDPIPPGVEQEWLKWLSELPKLKEFNVPRCFVPVDYGEVVETQIHHFSDASEKSYGAVSYLRMLNSSGQIHCVLLCGKSRLVPLKGSTIPRLELCAATISARNDKFFRNELKIEISASYFWTDSTTVLRYLANEDKVFKTFVANRVNLIKEVSEINQWYYVPSKLNPADVASRGMSVDAFLNYPEWKSGPSFLWKCHDDWPEQPDFLHSVSDGNLEIKKELPEKCFAAVKDQPCVLDDVVAKYSNWHHLKKIIAWMLRYINKLKSIVGSNCNLKSGPVESLTVEEMILAEVEIIKHEQRKYFSKEIDVLFKGKQIPKSSSLCNLQPFLENGLLRVGGRIRAANVEFNAKHPIIIPKESKIASLIIDYVHRTTGHNGREYVLAEINQKYWIVKGNALVRSVLRGCVPCRKRQRPPESQLMADLPENRLIPDKPPFTYVAVDCFGPFLIKQGRSEVKRYGVLFTCLVSRAVHVEIANSLDTSAFIMSLRRFIARRGQVIEMRSDNGTNFVSGERELRDAIKSWNKNQIHDYLLQKNIKWIFQTPASSHHGGVFERQIRTIRKIFNAICCEQVLTDESLRTLMCECENIVNGRPITTVSNDPKDLTPLSPNNLLLMKEEPMLPPGVFDPKDMYARKRWKQVQYLADVFWKRWRKEFLPLLQCRQKWNKVQRDLQKDDIVLVVNENQPRNTWLLGRVIETYQDSKGRVRSVGVQTKHSIFQRPVTKLVLLRECDEA